The genomic DNA AGGGCCAGACCAAGACCAAGCTCGGCAACGGCGAGGCGAAGAGCGTGGTCGAGACCGTGGTGAACGAGCAGCTGGCCCGGTATTTCGAGGAGAACCCGCGCTTTGCGAACCGGATCGTCGAGAAGGTGCTGACTGCGGCCAAGGCGCGGATGGCGGCGCGCAAGGCACGCGACTTGACGCGGCGCCGGTCGCTGCTCGAGTCCGACAGCCTGCCCGGCAAGCTCGCGGACTGCGCTTCCGAGGACCCGGCCGAAAGCGAGATCTACATCGTCGAGGGCGATTCCGCCGGCGGTTCAGCCAAGCAGGGGCGGAACCGGGAGTTCCAGGCGATACTGCCGTTGCGCGGCAAGATCCTGAACGTCGAGAAGTCCAACTTGAACAAGATCCTCTCGAACAATGAGATTCGCACCCTCATTTCCGCCATTGGCGCGGGCATCGGTGAGGAGGATTTCGACGCGCAAAAGGCGCGGTATCACAAGATTGTCATTATGACCGATGCGGACGTCGACGGCTCCCATATCCGAGTCCTGCTGCTGACGTTCTTCTACCGGTTCATGCAGCCGCTGATCGAAGCGGGCTACGTCTACATCGCCCAGCCGCCGCTGTACCGGGTGAAGCAGGGCAAGACCGAGAACTACCTGTACAGCGACGAGGCGCTGGCGGACCTTTCGAGCAAGAACAAGGGCACGCAGTTCGACATCCAACGTTACAAGGGTCTCGGCGAGATGAATCCCGAGCAACTCTGGGAGACCACCATGAATCCGGACAAGCGGACGCTGAAGCGCGTGGCGATGGAGGACGCGACCGAGGCCGATGCCGTGTTCCGGACACTGATGGGCGACGAAGTCGAGCCGCGCCGTCTGTTTATCGAGAAGAACGCGGTGCATGTCGAGAACCTCGACGTGTAGCGACCACCGGTC from candidate division WOR-3 bacterium includes the following:
- a CDS encoding DNA gyrase subunit B; the protein is EHLTAEVFRDGKSYRMDFERGKAQGDIKVTGKTKQRGTLIRFKPDKQIFKTVVFKGETIMARMRELAYLNKDLKINLKDERAGTAETFHFPNGLADFVKFLDTGRTALHKPVLIEEDRNGMHVDVAFEYNDGYVESIFSFANTINTHEGGTHLSGFKSALTRTLGEYARKSGALKEDIELTGEDTREGLTAVVSVKIGDPQFEGQTKTKLGNGEAKSVVETVVNEQLARYFEENPRFANRIVEKVLTAAKARMAARKARDLTRRRSLLESDSLPGKLADCASEDPAESEIYIVEGDSAGGSAKQGRNREFQAILPLRGKILNVEKSNLNKILSNNEIRTLISAIGAGIGEEDFDAQKARYHKIVIMTDADVDGSHIRVLLLTFFYRFMQPLIEAGYVYIAQPPLYRVKQGKTENYLYSDEALADLSSKNKGTQFDIQRYKGLGEMNPEQLWETTMNPDKRTLKRVAMEDATEADAVFRTLMGDEVEPRRLFIEKNAVHVENLDV